The segment ACCCACTAAATACAACTCTAATCCTTTGGCAGGATAAATGACTGTTTGAAATGTGTTTGCCAGACAGATGAGTTGTTGCAGCGTTCGCTGCATGGCCTGTGTTGCATCGCTGCAGCCTTTGGAGAGATACTTTTCACAATAGTCATATTCTTCACTGTTCTTTTTTTTAAAAAACAAGTGACATATTGGACTTGTTTTGAACACCTACAAATAATTGTACATCACATATTGTTCCCATGATGGTAGCCTACATGCATAAGACATGACAGAGTGCATACCCTTAAGGCGCTAGGATAGCCTATATGAATTGCTATGACAGCAGTCCCAGTTTGACTTAGTTGTGTGTCTAGATATGAAGAAGGATGACTTTGCTAAACATGCTCGTTAAATCAGGTGCTGTAGCATGACGTGAGAGAAAATCCAATCGGCTTGTAAGAGTTGTCAGCGAAATTGAGAAGTAGACTTGCAAGAATGGAAGAAAATGAGCGGTTAATGGAAAGCCATTGGAAAATCAATGTATGCCTATTCGAATATCAATAAATACATTGGACGTTTTTTCTCTCCAAAATAGTTAGTAAAATCCGTATGcatattgtctgtttgttttgataGTGTTGTTGCCCTTTTACCTTGAGGCTATAAGCTTGTACCCCACCATTCATGTACTCGTGTTTCAAAGTTGCTTAATTATTTTGTTTAGTTAAATATAGTTGTTGTTGTACGCCAAATGTATTGATATGTGATTGATTTTGGTATTTTTAGGGTATAGGGCTACCCTCCTCTGTTTTTGTCTGCAGCCTTACCCCACTTGGTCAGGACTTTGAAAAACGGAATCGTAAAGgcacagtgcagtcaaaaacgtgatcttctgtgttttatatatatttccacactatgagtttggaagaatactgtgaaattgtgaaaattatgataatgcctttttagtgtaagagatgtttgaaaagaccgcctgaaatttcagcctgttttggtgggatggagtttgggcctgtctggtgacatcaccaggtggtaaattcgttaatagaccaataacaaagagagttccaaacctctctgccaataacagctagttttatcCTACCCTctaagaccactcccagacagtcctagctaaattttTGCTTTAGAATTTGCTCTATGCTAAGATGCTATTTTTGTAAAACATTTGACCATTTGAAATTAAAACAaacacagtaaggtacttaatggttacccagaaattatttgattttGAAATAAAAACGggtgcattggacctttaacctAGAATGTATTTTTCTAACCTATTCCTTCCAGTAAAATAAACATGGAATTAAATGAAAAGTTCTGACATTTGATACTTTAACATTGCATTTCAATATCGTAATTTTGTAGTCTATTAGACTTCCACACAAAAATGTCCAGAATTTGAAGACATTTAAGACATTTACGTTAGACATTTACAAATAGGCGGTTGTAATGTGGCGCCTAGAGTCAAAGAGACACCAATATTTGGCAGTGTAGCCTATACCGCGGCACATTTCAAAGCATTTTCTATGAGATATTTGAAAACGGAGTCGTGCAGTGAACGCCTGCGTGTCCCTTTTAAAACAAACCCAGCGCCTGTCAATCATACCACATTCCAACCAATCCCAAAGCGCcttttttttaaagcagatttGCCTGCTGTGCTTTTATATTGCACCATGGCCTGTTTCGAAGCATTTTTACTACCACGGTTATTGCCACAAATCAAGAGGGCAAAGTGAACGGCATGGGAGTCACACCAACTTTAACGAACTTGAGTCTGGTTCTTGCTCCTGCGAAGTTCACGGCCAAGAATTTCACATACAGATGATAAACAGCAAAGAAAATGGAAACAATATTTCTAGGTAAATCTTGAGCACAGAATTGGTTGATTTTGCAAACTCACAACAAAACATGACAACTCTGTCGAGGTTTAGTGGCTGCCTTCTTTCTTGCGTCAACCCCGGGGAGAGCAATACTGAACCCAGCGTGGTGCTGCCACCTTTGGCAGGGGAGCACATAGGGCACCCCACTGGCAGTTCCTTAAAGCTCTGCCCCTCGCACAATTTGCGAGACTATCCCGAGACGAGGTACAGTGCATATGTTGACCATTCGGTTCCCCATTTTGCAGACTCTGGATACCCCAGCCACCGGTTAGAGCACAGCCCTAGGGGCATCATCATTGGAGCCAATCGTTCTGGAGCCGGCATGCCACCCGTCACTGATCAACTGGCATCAAGAAGTAACCAACATGGCGGGATTGGAAGGTACCGTGACCTGCCTAGCTATAGAGATAGCAGAAGCCACGCTTTTTTCACCGCTTATCACGAGCAGGCCCATGGCTCCTCCGACGCGACTCGAGACCTCTCTGGACAAGTGATGTTGGGTCTACCTGGGGACCTCCTCACCCGGACGCACCCTTACGGCCAGAGCATCAGCGGCCCCAGGGGAAACAGCCAACAACTTGTCTCTCAGTTCCTGGGTCTCTACAAACCGCTGAACATGGCAATTCAACGTGGAGTGGGTGACGCTTTCCTGAGGTGCTCCAAACAGAACCTGAAGCACGAGCTGGTGTGTAAGTGGAGTGACAGCCAAGAGGGGGCTGGGAAGCAGCCCTGCGCCAGAACTTTCGGGACTATGTATGAACTTGTCACCCATGTGACAGTGGAACATGTTGGTGGACCAGAGCACTCTCAATACGTGTGTCACTGGGAGAATTGTCCGAGGGACAGAAAGCCTTTCAAAGCGAAATACAAGTTGGTGAATCACGTCAGAGTCCACACAGGGGAAAAGCCATTTCCCTGCCCTTTCCACGGCTGTGAAAAAGTTTTTGCAAGATCAGAGAACCTCAAGATTCacaagaggacacacacaggtatGTAACTATTAgtgtcaataataataataataataataataataatagtaatactatTAATAGTAATTAGCTAACATAAAAGTTAGTAAAATACATAAAAACCAATGATTAAACTTGCCAAAACCTTGTATATTTTTGGGGGACTAAATTTACCCTCTGAGAAAATGTTGATAACCTAATTTAAACCATATTCGAAATGTTTGTATTTTATcaaattatattattatataaataGTTAGATTGTGAGAGTTAGACTGTGTAATAAAACTCAAGCTTATCTCCGTAAGTATAATGGCACTATAGTAGCATTTTATAGTGCACAAAAATATTAGAAAAAGCTAGCTAAAACAATTCTTTGAACAAACTTTTGATTGTTTTGAATGACAGTATAAGTCACTGTCTGCCATGCTAGATTTTATATGATTAAAATGTACATAGcctattatgatgatgatgatgatgattattagATTTTTGTCTGTGGATGTCATTATTTATGTTTTTGGTGGTGCTGTTAGAACAACAGCCCCACCCAAAAAGGGTGTAGTTTCTGTAATATTGTGATGACTTTATAGCCAGCCTGTCGTGattgttgtggggggggggggggggggggggttacttgtACAGGAGAGAAGCATGAGCTAGTGCTAATAGCGGGACAGAAGACCTGTAGTACTACAGCTACAAACTAGTAGTTTTCAGGCCCAGTTGTGTGGGTGCTTCTCCCACTCATTcacttaaataaataaataaatgccgGGACACCGGAGAGTTGTGACGTAGCTTTTACGCTTCGCTCAGTTGCAGCCCAGTAGGGACGACTCCTCTCTGCGCGGGCGCAGGAACAACGCTGGAAGCGCTGTAGTAGAAAAACACAACATGCCAAGTAGGTTATGAGGTATAGACAACACAGTGCCTTTGTAGTCTGTTCTCTGCTAAGTTTCACAGAGATCAACAGGATT is part of the Salvelinus fontinalis isolate EN_2023a chromosome 6, ASM2944872v1, whole genome shotgun sequence genome and harbors:
- the LOC129858026 gene encoding zinc finger protein ZIC 4-like; the protein is MTTLSRFSGCLLSCVNPGESNTEPSVVLPPLAGEHIGHPTGSSLKLCPSHNLRDYPETRYSAYVDHSVPHFADSGYPSHRLEHSPRGIIIGANRSGAGMPPVTDQLASRSNQHGGIGRYRDLPSYRDSRSHAFFTAYHEQAHGSSDATRDLSGQVMLGLPGDLLTRTHPYGQSISGPRGNSQQLVSQFLGLYKPLNMAIQRGVGDAFLRCSKQNLKHELVCKWSDSQEGAGKQPCARTFGTMYELVTHVTVEHVGGPEHSQYVCHWENCPRDRKPFKAKYKLVNHVRVHTGEKPFPCPFHGCEKVFARSENLKIHKRTHTGEKPFKCEFEGCNRRFANSSDRKKHSHVHSSDKPYMCKVRGCEKCYTHPSSLRKHMKLHCKDFSEKRSDGREGDGEHLAEARSPEVTDQGETASSTIVTRAQPLTSSQQSLSPEIRNESSLRTRFHHTFDNSLDYSSHRSDGLLDPLLIQRSGYRPEPTQYPCNQAGHSFAQSSRTFNTASPFQKSIVNGWYTCHSGVDSFSPKQCNNDISSI